The window CAGCATGTGTAGTATCAGCACTCAGAGAGTCTGCACTGTATGTAGTATCAGCACTGGGAGATGCTGCAGCATGTGTAGTATCAGCACTCAGAGAGTCTGCAGTGTATGTAGTATCAGCACTGGGAGATGCTGCAGCGTGTGTAGTATCAGCACTGGGagatgctgcagtgtatgtagtatcagcactgggagatgctgcagtgtgtgtagtaacagcactgggagatgctgcagtgtatgtagtATCAGCAGTGGGagatgctgcagtgtgtgtagtatcagcactcagagagtctgcagtgtgtgtagtatCAGCACTGGGAGATTCTGCAGCGTGTGTAGTATCAGCAGTGGGAGATTCTGCAGCGTGTGTAGTATCAGCACTCAGagagtctgcagtgtgtgtagtatCAGCACTGGGAGATTCTGCAGCGTGTGTAGTATCAGCAGTGGGAGATTCTGCAGCGTGTGTAGTATCAGCACTCAGagagtctgcagtgtgtgtagtatCAGCAGTGGGAGATGCTGCAGCGTGTGTAATATCAGCACTCGGagatgctgcagtgtgtgtagtatCAGCACTGGGAGATTCTGCAGCGTGTGTAGTATCAGCACTGGGAgattctgcagtgtgtgtagtatcagcactcagagagtctgcagtgtgtgtagtatcagcactgggagattctgcagtgtgtgtagtatcagcactcagagagtctgcagtgtgtgtagtatcagcactgggagattctgcagtgtgtgtagtatcagcactcagagagtttgcagtgtgtgtagtatCAGCACTGGGAGATGCTGCAGCGTGTGTAGTATCAGCACTCGGagatgctgcagtgtgtgtagtatCAGCACTGGGAGGTTCTGCAGCGTGTGTAGTATCAGCACTCGGagatgctgcagtgtgtgtagtatcagcactgggagatgctgcagtgtgtgtagtatCAGCACTGGGAGATGCTGCAGCGTGTGTAATATCAGCACTGGGAgattctgcagtgtgtgtagtatCAGCACTCAGAGAGTCTGCAGCGTGTGTAGTATCAGCACTGGGAgattctgcagtgtgtgtagtatcagcactcagagagtctgcagtgtgtgtagtatCAGCACTGGGAGATGCTGCAGCGTGTGTAGTATCAGCACTCGGagatgctgcagtgtgtgtagtatCAGCACTGGGAGGTTCTGCAGCGTGTGTAGTATCAGCACTCGGagatgctgcagtgtgtgtagtatCAGCACTGGGAGATGCTGCAGCGTGTGTAGTATCAGCACTCGGagatgctgcagtgtgtgtagtatcagcactgggagatgctgcagtgtgtgtagtatcagcactgggagatgctgcagtgtgtgtagtatCAGCACTGGGAGATGCTGCAGCGTGTTGTATCAGCCCTGAGAGATGCTGCAGTATCAGAGCTGTGTATATGACAGGATGGATTATGTAGGGCTGTAACATTCTTACCTGCAACTGTAGTATCTTTTCGGTGGAGGTGCCACTGTAGAAATGCTCCACGTTAGAGAGTCCCAGGTCCATTTCTGTCAGCCACAGCCTGATCTCCTCCTTGTCTGACTCAAATTCCTCTCTCTGCCTGACCTTAAGCTGAAGGAAAATAGACACATGATACAGTATACATGGACAGTACTAACCTATCTCTCGTATTCTTTTGCAGTGCTGGCTGTGTATATACATGATACAACACACTTACAATGGTTCATtctctggagagcttacaatcaaatatGTGGTACttgatatatacacagtacatggCCAATAATATGTCACCCCAAAAcataagaggcaatccaagctatttaaataaacaatatatattttaatatatgcagtgtttgattacctttaatgaaaactaattacctaagctgcctatCGATTTATTCTCCTGTTACTGattagcaaaatcctgcttcccagggttaattaaatggctgcctttctgtttcaaatcaatccttcagtcagtgtaactcagcgggtacaatgtattcttatatcactaaggtaacattgttTATTGTTAcactttgcagctcaaactgctaggaatattggcaacaaactaTCACAAACAGTAAAGCATTACAACTTCCTCCACTGCTTAAAGTGTTTAAAATCCTCTATAGAAAGCAAAGGATTATCAGAATATTAAAACACATTCAAATGGCATTAAGTTTAATTgttgaagttgaaaaaaggtagtaagtattatctaatactacaaaactgatttatttaaaaaaaaatacacatgtaggatattgcttggattgcttctttaacccCATTTAGTATCTCTCTTATCTGCCTCACTGCTTCCTTCTTACCGTGACCGCCCCTTATTCCTGTGTCCATCTTCTGTCTTTGTCCCCATTGTTTTTTTTAAGAGTCTCTGTCAGGAGGAATATAATAAAGCCTCTCTACCTTCAGTCTCCCCTGCACGGCCTCTGCCTGTTACTCTGTGTGTTTGCAGGGTGGTGAATTGTGAAGCCTGTTTACTTTCAGCTTCTTCTGCATGGGCTCTGCCTATTTTCATTTGTCTGTATGTGCCTTATTGCGGATTGGGAGTGTCTGTAGTCTCTACCTTCAGCCTTCTCTGCAtggcttctgtctctctctgcagctTATCCCAGCACTGGTTCACCTCATGCATTCTGCTCCTAAGTACACTCGGTAGCAATGCCCTGTGAGGAGCCTGCATGAGACGCCAGTACTGTCTGTTCAGTGACTCCAGATCCAGCAGCTTCTCCCTCATGTCCCGCAGTAGAACCTTGGAGAGAGAACACGATTGTGAAAGggaagagtgtgtgagagaggaagagagaaacaGATTGAGTGGTCGTGttagaaagagaatgaaagatacagtatatactgtaaggggagagaaaaggggtcTGGGAGAAAGTGTGAAAAAGAGGCAGGAAAGAAAAAAGGGAAGAGAAAAGGTGagcgagagaaggagggagggaaagatgGAGAAGTAAGAAATAAAGAGGTATTGTTAGGGAGGAAGATTGATTGATGAGGGAACAATGAGAGTGTTTATTAAGGATCTGTATAACCATAAGCCTGGTCTCCTCTAACCTCATATCTCCTCACTGCTGCCTTGGCCTCACTATACAGGGTTTTGGAAGAGTTTGGGAAAGCAGCCGTAACTTGTGCCCCTTGTAGCCAGTCCTCAAAGCGAGAGAGGGAGTCAAGGAACTCGGCACAGAGCTGTCTGTGATGCTCCATCCTGAGGTGAGGGAGACAAAGttgaagggagaaagagaggaggggagagaaagagggggacagtaaaaggtggggagagggagaacaagtaggggagtgagggaagagggacgagagaagagaggggagaagagggggcaGAAAAGTGAGGGTTTAAGAGAGGAGCAGTTAAGAGGGGAGTAGAGAGGAGGGAACGAGAAgggtagagagaggaggtgaggagaggggaaagagtagatgggaaaggagagagatgagtgggagagaaaggaaaaagaagggaagagagaggagagtgagatagagaggaggatggggggagaaagagtagaggtaaagaggggagagaagaggaggtggagaatGGAAGTGTGAGAGGGCATGAGAtagaagtgggagagagagaaaggagggaaagggaagggTAGAAAGGAGGAATGGGAGAGTTATTATGTTCTGCTTATAACTCTTGTAAAAACACTGCCCATTTTTCCTGATCTGGACAAAGGCCCTTGAGCTTATACCTAGACCTGGGCAGCTTCGTTGTATCACTCACTGTATGCGCTTCTCCACGGACAAGGTGCAGAGTTTGCATCCAGACACCTCCTCTTGGCTGTGTTCTTCAGGGAAGTTGAAATAATGGGGGGCTGTGCCAGGCTCTATGGCATGGACGCAGCAAagaaggggagcaggggagagTTTGGATACATTGGTACCTAGAGGAAGGTCTGTAGGGGTAGGAAGGGAAAAAGTGGAGATTGAATGAAGGACAGGGGAGTTGTTAAAAGCGGGAGGAGGAAAGAATGCACAGGGAAGTAGAGAACTATTGGGAGAAGGAACAGCATAGGTGTTAGGTGGACAGTTGATAGGAAAGGGAACAGGAGAGAGTTTATCAGAGGAGGAAGTAGAGAGACTGAAAGTGGGTTCAGGAGAGATAAGGAAAGAGGTAGGAGAGAGTttaggagagggagaaagagagcagggggaagggatacATTGATTTGGCTCAGGAGGAATGTTAAGACAGGGAGCAGGAAACAAGTTAACAAGGGTAGGGTAAAAGTGAAGAGGTGGTTCAGGACAGAGGTTAACAGTGGACAAGTTAGATGGTGTTACAGGAGTGCTGTTAGAAGGTGGGTGAGTGGGGGTGTTATAGGGGGGGAACAGAAAGATATTATGGGAGCGGAGAGGAGAGCAGCTAGTGTGGGAACAGTTATTAGGACAGCAGCTAGAAAGGGGAGCAGGTGAAATTTCGGATTCGATGGGAGGATCGCAGCTAGAAGGAACAGAGGAGCAGCTCATAGTGATGGTGTCTTGTTCTCGCATCACTGCATGGTATGTGATGTTCCTGTGGCAGAAGGCAGAATGACAGTTAAACAGAGTTCCAGGTGTCCAACAATATACTAAGAACCATCATGCAGTGAATTATTTGTGACCCCGTCAGTCTTACTTCCCCTCAGATGTCACTGCTTTGGACACCGACATTACCCCAACCCTGCTGATAAATGTGCAGTCAAGCTCAGTATCGCTTTATTTGGCTGTTTTGTTCATGTTCATGGGAGGACGTTGCAAAGTGATAATGAATCCCCCTCCGGGGAAATCTTATGTAACAATTTATTTTTGTAAGAACTATAAAAGAAAAATTACCAGGCCTATCTTCTTCCAAGAACTGAAATCCACCAGAAGAAAGAAGGAGGAACGATGAACAGCTGCATTCACATTGTCTCTGTCTGGCACCCATTTGTCCCCAGGCAcagcagggacagagacacactgttACCAGTGTCACCTGGAGATGTGATACATGCTGTGGTTGATACATGACATTCTAGAAGACAGAGTTACAATAAGCACATACCACACTGGGACATTGTCTTGTAGAACTTCCCATCACAAAAAATACAGCTGATGCAGCTCGCTGCAGATGGACAAATTCGTTGTAAATGTGGCGTTTTCCCGCAGCCACGGATATTTGCAGCTTGGGTTTAAAAAGTGACATTCGCCTTCTTCCTTTGAATACCACAGAAGGTGTGTTGGTGAATGTTGTGACATTTGAGTAGCCCAGAAGTTCCAGACCCTGTAATATGGGTTTTGTGTGAGAGGGAAATGGGACATATGCTAAGAGGAGTCTGTGAAGGTAAGGGGTAactaggctctcaaataaaggttaagcccgttttggttacccctgatctgtgtataagggtccaagagagttagctctggGGCCTAGTAAGAGTGTACCGTTTCCACATGctgtatgtaataaaagtattttttgtgtttttacctttccggacatgccagcgagcagggattgctgggggacgagtttcaagggggattttgcggAGGAATTGTGGTCAGAATGGGTCTAGAtagttggggtctggagttgtcggttcccctaaaaatgtaccctgtaatcatgcctgattcccggatacatgtagacacattgtcctggcaatatctcctcttgaaaacgcaagcgcgactcaccactagggtaccctgcttcagcatagcccagaaagttGAATGGGGCACATGGATGAACAAGTGTCCCGTAGCTGAGGGGATACCTAGGaggttaagggggtaccccagctagtgcccaggtgactcagaacctgtattgggtttgtgggtgccccatccgtatataaggttgaggggtgACTCAGAGTCCAGATTAAATCCCAAAAGGTAGTGTACAGTGAATAAGGCTGATAGGAACAAAAATACAtcttttttattctattccccatacccagagacttaggagtgTATTAAAACCACActttattaatgtactgtatgtaatgtgattttacattcggaacccatGTTCAGCCAGGCTACCCAGGCTTACCCATAGGCgctggtaagtctgctggacatcggagtgcAAAGAAACCAGAGGATGCCAAAGGTGAGAAAAGCATTTGGTTAGCAGGGAAGAGCTGAGTACCCAGGTCCGGAGAACAATCGCAGTCATCTAGGACGCCACTTGCTCTGTCATACCTGGAGGAGCCTGTCCTAGCTCGTGGCATTGAGATATTCATCGAGTGAGGTGCCAGACTTGCACATGTCTCCTGGCTatttcatatttcccgctgacccgatTTTTCTTACCGacggctctgattggttgctgggaattttcccacgcgatgattggctgctgagtttcatgaatgaaactcagaatactataaagaacCTGTGAGCCAATGAGATTCGGGTTCTCCAATAgaaagagcgcgggcgggcttttcaaagttgctcttgtatgaatagcagagcaaccggctttcaagccagaaaagccttcctgccagattctaagtcccgacttttgcgcccaagttctcagaggATTAGCAGTAACTCGCGGTCAAggaagtccaagttctcagaagagaagggagtggtGGCATGTGGAACTTCATGCCAATCTGGGAaacaggagattccgggctaagtctcGGTAGGGTTAAAACtatttatttagagttccctgcacaaaggaaagtctagttttcgaccccagacccctagtaagtgtgtcattgtgtctgtattttgtgttccattctGTGTAAGTGAATtaacttcaatttatttaattaccttgttttgctcagggaatgatcctggttaaaaaggtgtaaattgcctggtctcccgtgacagagtcattacaatatactttgcatatccaattagcatatatcccaggtttgctcttattttttttaagcacAGGTGTTGTGTCCAGGTTGCTTtgagtggatatatatatatatatatatatatatatatatatatatatatatatatatatatatatatatatatatatatagtcagataaggcagttggcactccaataggtgctggtaagccacaggtgcacgtcccatatagagaatgtagttatacgttaccgttccaaggattggtaaacaagagacagcactcaaagttgaaaatcaaagtgtattagtgaaagcaaaaatacatccagaaacccaacgtttcggtcctacagaatgggaccttcctcagggggatacaaaggggatctttgtatccccctgaggaaggtcccattctgtaggaccgaaacgttgggtttctggatgtatttttgctttcactaatacactttgattttcaactttgagtgctgtctcttgtttaccaatccttggaacggtaacgtataactatatatatatatatatatatatatatatataatctatttattttttgattattgaagctcggctaacacggtactgatacctctacatgtatatatatgtatatatatatatatatatatatatatatatatatatatatatatatataatagatgataccgttctgtggctaacgaaatgcttttatttgtgtgagctttcaagatacactgatctcttcttccggcgatggtacattgaataaagcaggcaagggtttacttaaaaatactgtgtagtatgcgatttatgacttgaggtgttaccGATacctcaaaacacacacacacacacacacacacacacacacacacacacacacacacacgatttatGACGAGGTGTTACCGATacctcaaaacacacacacacacacacacacacacacacacacacacacacacacacacacacacaactatacacTTGGGACTATACTAAAATaggtttgtctctctctctcactctactgTGCGAATATCCATCTGCAAATAACATTTTGTTCAAAAACCTGCAAAGGTTTACAGCTCACACTTAAATTGTAGCTTAATATAGATCTTTGCATCCTGAAGAAGTATATACAGTAAGAGCAGGGAAGCCGTATAATCTCAATATGCCATTGCCGACCTTGGAGGAGTTCATGGTAATTCTGTTGAGATATATATGCACTGGTCGAAGTGCACAAGAAAAACTAGTGGTACTGGGGCACAGCTCTCAGGAATGGATATAAGAAAAATGTAAGCAACATTTAGGCTGGAAACTAGAAGGGGAGAGACTTTCTAAAATGTATACCTTACAAATAAATAATTGTAcgctttataaaaaataaaacaccaaaGGGGATACTCAGGGTAGGAAAATGTAAAAAAGCAAAGATACTTTATCATTTTGCCCCTGGGTACATCATATTTCAATCACTGGATACATGATATGATTTCTACATTGAGACCCCCCACTATAAATGTGACCCAGGGCAGATTTCTCCCTTCGGCGCTATCATACCCTTCACATACCTGAGAGGGGTTGGTAGCCTAACTGTAGTGTCCATTCCACCTGCTACAGCTCAGTAATACCTGGCAGTGGAAGGGCACCCATGAAGCCATTTCTATCGCACGTGCAGGTTTCACTTAGAGAGCTCTTAAAAAGCCATGTCCAAAGTTCATCTTGGCCTACCCCTCACACAAAGTCAAAGCAAACACAGTATGCTGCAGTTTATCTCCACACTAGCGGACACAAACGGAGAATACTAAGTGATCTCCTGCCATCTGTTCTAATCCTCAAACAGGGGATGAGTAGCATTGTAGATTATCACTAGTGTATTCACTGCATTTGGGTCTATACATAAATCCTGTGATGTGTGTATCATAACACATCAAGAACAAACATTCTTCTTCCGCTAGCATCAAGTATAAGAAATCTGTTAATCACATTATATGCGTTTAAATACAGGTCATTAGTTATAGCTGGCGGATTTCtcaaggctaaaaaaaaaaaaaaaaaaaagggggaataaatTATACATCCCATTACAAAATGTGtgtcacttaaagcagcagtttgtgCTGATCGCAATTTCTCAGGAGGCAGGATCATAACTTTATGACTTATACGTGACTGGGGAATTGCTGTTTTAACGTCTCTCGCTGTCTGCTGCAATGTATCATCTTCTGTTCCTCGGTCTGTTTCTCTATTTAGTTTTCTAAGGTTTGGGGTTGTTGCTAACTGGTTACAATCTGAATCAAATCAACATAAGAAATtggattaaagcagcaaaaatgtgacattttatgtttttattaaagacatcagttctgtagtattacagtagatacattttttttaaattattattcaaatcttaatgccatttttaattagttttaaagcatcctttgatttctatagcaggttttagcccacctcccaagcagtgcaagatctttgccacactttcctgtttgtgataatgtgttgccaatattcccagcagtttgagctgtaaactgtaacaataaataatgttaccttagtaaaataaggatacattgtagctcgTGGGTAAGACTGAAGAATTTATTGAAACTAaaaggtggccattatgttaggcacacaatcaggattttgacagattcataacaggagcaccaaacgattgccagcttaggtaaaaatgtacaattatatattgtcacatgctttacagattcaaataaggggaaaaaaaggggggtgggggaaaatgtagtattgctgctttaaccagtCTCTGATATTTGATGCAGCGGCTAGCAGAAAATACTGTACTACTTACAGATTCAACTTAATCTGTTGCAGGAGATGAGGACATACGCAAAGACAACACAGGCGCTATATTCACACGAAATTGCGATATTGTGCAGGTAAAGAGACTTTGACCCATCATAGGAAGAGCttgtcttaaagcagcaaaacattcaaTATCCTACACAcgtatcagttctgtagtattaaataatacatattgcattaaaaaacaacaacaaaaaacaactcAATGCCACTTTTGTGAGTTTTACTATACTGAGCATCCTCTGGTTGATATAGCAGGTTTAAGCACACTTCCCTTGCAAGATATTTGGCAGCAAATGATTacaaaacaggaaagtgttgcagtgttcccagcaggagactgcaagctgtaacaatagacaatgttaccttagtaatacaagATTAGATTTTAGCTGCTGAGTAGCACAAACTGAAGGATCGATTGAAAGTTAAAGGCAGCAATTGAGTGAACCTTGGTAAGCAGCATCTTTACCAATTGATAAAGGGAGGCCAGATCAATTGGCAGCCTAAGTAATTAGTTTTtattaaaggtaatcaaatgctgcatatattaaaacaaaaaaagtgccGCCAGGGATGCTGCAAAATAACTGCTGCACTAAAGAGACGCTGGCCTTGAATCATTACACTTCCCTTTGCTGAAGATCACAGTCCCATTCTTGTTAATAGAGCTTATCTCTTTCACAGCTGTATTGCTGTATATAGCATAAGAGTCTGTGAAAGGCAGGTATCCCCAGGGAAAATCCGGGCTATGTAACAGCATTCCTCAGGAGGGAAAATACTGCAAGAATTGATCCTCCAAGGCAGAAACCAAATCATTGCAGGCTGTGGTGTAACAGAAGCGATGCCTCTCTGTGTACAGAATCAACATGTGCCAGCTGAGTCAGACACTGTGTGTGATCCACTAATGATAATCAGCAATCCTCAATACAAATAATAACAGTAATTATACAAACGAGTGGGAGGTAAGGGTTTAAAAAACTATGGTCCTTCAAAAAGCACACGCTTCTCACACGCCCAATGTCTGCACATTTGCCAAAGTGCCTTCTACCGTTTCATTTTTAGTGGGGATTTTAAAGATGGGGCCCAGTCATATCCACTGAAATTCTGCACTGGATTCTTATTGGTTCAGCCTTTACACCTGGTGTAATTCCTAAAGCATATTTTCAAAATCTATTACTAAAGGAGAACATGAGAAGTCTTCATGAAACTCCACAGCAGTGACATCAGGGATATTTAATCGAAAGGGCGACAAACATGGAGTCAAAACAGCAAAAAGCAGATATATTTTACCTCTGATAataaatctgatgctgtttttttTGCAAACATTCTCACTGTATTCGCATTAAACTTTTTATGATGTTTGGGGTGTTTAGTATTCTTTCCATCTGTTCCCAAGCAGCTATTTTGTGGTTTTGCCATCTACCACGAATATatgcatttttttcccccacaaaaaacaaacaaaaggttATTTAATAGCAGTGTTTGCTTTTTTCCCTGGAATACGAGCCTTGTTTGGGGATTGGGGTGTGACAGCGTATGGGTGAGTTTCTGTAACTATTTTTATCGCATTCTTCTTTTTATGTGCTTTCTAAATAAATTACAGGTACACTTCCACCCCCTTTTCATCTTATCCACAGCTTTATTCTTTATGAGGCTCTTGTAGCTTTCAAATCAGCATTTACAAGGTTCAAATCCTCCTTGATTTATATGGGAGAACAGTTTACAGTTGAATAAAATGAGGCTCTGACTTATGATAAATAAATCAGGTTAGTGACAACTACCTCTTGTGAGATAAGAGGGTCTTTGGCTATGTGGTTCCTAGAATAGAGACAGGTTCcgacttaggcctcgggcatggtcagcgcttatgcgctg is drawn from Ascaphus truei isolate aAscTru1 chromosome 7, aAscTru1.hap1, whole genome shotgun sequence and contains these coding sequences:
- the LOC142499234 gene encoding nesprin-1-like isoform X4, whose amino-acid sequence is MREQDTITMSCSSVPSSCDPPIESEISPAPLSSCCPNNCSHTSCSPLRSHNIFLFPPYNTPTHPPSNSTPVTPSNLSTVNLCPEPPLHFYPTLVNLFPAPCLNIPPEPNQCIPSPCSLSPSPKLSPTSFLISPEPTFSLSTSSSDKLSPVPFPINCPPNTYAVPSPNSSLLPCAFFPPPAFNNSPVLHSISTFSLPTPTDLPLGTNVSKLSPAPLLCCVHAIEPGTAPHYFNFPEEHSQEEVSGCKLCTLSVEKRIQMEHHRQLCAEFLDSLSRFEDWLQGAQVTAAFPNSSKTLYSEAKAAVRRYEVLLRDMREKLLDLESLNRQYWRLMQAPHRALLPSVLRSRMHEVNQCWDKLQRETEAMQRRLKLKVRQREEFESDKEEIRLWLTEMDLGLSNVEHFYSGTSTEKILQLQAFQEDVKSNMERMEGLFVCGEQLMEGSEALDSETLEMELTELGCYCQGIFSRLSHFQKRLVSTKLVFEDDTLFDGEMEVMSDGSSDVFLEMDSEGGAAQSPFSAPCPPLCSQTSSAQSVTLDLEWDPLGDVGRSTSNDEDELFYTPGSWKGLQWEGSQTSDGSITWTGGSRAETRRDTEHLRGILKTLAPSHDTLVDTRGDSDSGLHSSVGEDVIIEGEGVYSASHSTGLLDSRQKADYFIPAEGHWPVSRFPGDMELVTPDSQVISGCLKPTSVRQQRRRYGHKSQLKLTRVWSDKKTTEPKPRSLYPHRERS
- the LOC142499234 gene encoding nesprin-1-like isoform X3, translated to MREQDTITMSCSSVPSSCDPPIESEISPAPLSSCCPNNCSHTSCSPLRSHNIFLFPPYNTPTHPPSNSTPVTPSNLSTVNLCPEPPLHFYPTLVNLFPAPCLNIPPEPNQCIPSPCSLSPSPKLSPTSFLISPEPTFSLSTSSSDKLSPVPFPINCPPNTYAVPSPNSSLLPCAFFPPPAFNNSPVLHSISTFSLPTPTDLPLGTNVSKLSPAPLLCCVHAIEPGTAPHYFNFPEEHSQEEVSGCKLCTLSVEKRIQMEHHRQLCAEFLDSLSRFEDWLQGAQVTAAFPNSSKTLYSEAKAAVRRYEVLLRDMREKLLDLESLNRQYWRLMQAPHRALLPSVLRSRMHEVNQCWDKLQRETEAMQRRLKLKVRQREEFESDKEEIRLWLTEMDLGLSNVEHFYSGTSTEKILQLQAFQEDVKSNMERMEGLFVCGEQLMEGSEALDSETLEMELTELGCYCQGIFSRLSHFQKRLVSTKLVFEDDTLFDGEMEVMSDGSSDVFLEMDSEGGAAQSPFSAPCPPLCSQTSSAQSVTLDLEWDPLGDVGRSTSNDEDELFYTPGSWKGLQWEGSQTSDGSITWTGGSRAETRRDTEHLRGILKTLAPSHDTLVDTRGDSDSGLHSSVGEDVIIEGEGVYSASHSTGLLDSRQKADYFIPAEGHWPVSRFPGDMELVTPDSQVISGCLKPTSVRQQRRRYGHKSQLKLTRVWQTQTRDGGTVHGSVAEGLSITITGSDKKTTEPKPRSLYPHRERS
- the LOC142499234 gene encoding uncharacterized protein LOC142499234 isoform X1; its protein translation is MREQDTITMSCSSVPSSCDPPIESEISPAPLSSCCPNNCSHTSCSPLRSHNIFLFPPYNTPTHPPSNSTPVTPSNLSTVNLCPEPPLHFYPTLVNLFPAPCLNIPPEPNQCIPSPCSLSPSPKLSPTSFLISPEPTFSLSTSSSDKLSPVPFPINCPPNTYAVPSPNSSLLPCAFFPPPAFNNSPVLHSISTFSLPTPTDLPLGTNVSKLSPAPLLCCVHAIEPGTAPHYFNFPEEHSQEEVSGCKLCTLSVEKRIQMEHHRQLCAEFLDSLSRFEDWLQGAQVTAAFPNSSKTLYSEAKAAVRRYEVLLRDMREKLLDLESLNRQYWRLMQAPHRALLPSVLRSRMHEVNQCWDKLQRETEAMQRRLKLKVRQREEFESDKEEIRLWLTEMDLGLSNVEHFYSGTSTEKILQLQAFQEDVKSNMERMEGLFVCGEQLMEGSEALDSETLEMELTELGCYCQGIFSRLSHFQKRLVSTKLVFEDDTLFDGEMEVMSDGSSDVFLEMDSEGGAAQSPFSAPCPPLCSQTSSAQSVTLDLEWDPLGDVGRSTSNDEDELFYTPGSWKGLQWEGSQTSDGSITWTGGSRAETRRDTEHLRGILKTLAPSHDTLVDTRGDSDSGLHSSVGEDVIIEGEGVYSASHSTGLLDSRQKADYFIPAEGHWPVSRFPGDMELVTPDSQVISGCLKPTSVRQQRRRYGHKSQLKLTRGRHRHVMEVQYMAALLKVYPSLLQGLTRKPQNLNLEVSIPIEKGVDKSLNSAQKTLHGSVTSLWGWTKRLASLSILVLLLGGSVLILPLNHPVCSSHHYAWSLMLTYVNGPPPT
- the LOC142499234 gene encoding nesprin-1-like isoform X2, whose product is MREQDTITMSCSSVPSSCDPPIESEISPAPLSSCCPNNCSHTSCSPLRSHNIFLFPPYNTPTHPPSNSTPVTPSNLSTVNLCPEPPLHFYPTLVNLFPAPCLNIPPEPNQCIPSPCSLSPSPKLSPTSFLISPEPTFSLSTSSSDKLSPVPFPINCPPNTYAVPSPNSSLLPCAFFPPPAFNNSPVLHSISTFSLPTPTDLPLGTNVSKLSPAPLLCCVHAIEPGTAPHYFNFPEEHSQEEVSGCKLCTLSVEKRIQMEHHRQLCAEFLDSLSRFEDWLQGAQVTAAFPNSSKTLYSEAKAAVRRYEVLLRDMREKLLDLESLNRQYWRLMQAPHRALLPSVLRSRMHEVNQCWDKLQRETEAMQRRLKLKVRQREEFESDKEEIRLWLTEMDLGLSNVEHFYSGTSTEKILQLQAFQEDVKSNMERMEGLFVCGEQLMEGSEALDSETLEMELTELGCYCQGIFSRLSHFQKRLVSTKLVFEDDTLFDGEMEVMSDGSSDVFLEMDSEGGAAQSPFSAPCPPLCSQTSSAQSVTLDLEWDPLGDVGRSTSNDEDELFYTPGSWKGLQWEGSQTSDGSITWTGGSRAETRRDTEHLRGILKTLAPSHDTLVDTRGDSDSGLHSSVGEDVIIEGEGVYSASHSTGLLDSRQKADYFIPAEGHWPVSRFPGDMELVTPDSQVISGCLKPTSVRQQRRRYGHKSQLKLTRGLTRKPQNLNLEVSIPIEKGVDKSLNSAQKTLHGSVTSLWGWTKRLASLSILVLLLGGSVLILPLNHPVCSSHHYAWSLMLTYVNGPPPT